From Rhodamnia argentea isolate NSW1041297 chromosome 10, ASM2092103v1, whole genome shotgun sequence, a single genomic window includes:
- the LOC115728988 gene encoding transcription factor JUNGBRUNNEN 1-like, whose protein sequence is MEVMQEKSISESSGERMKEDEEGGGTALPGFRFHPTDEELVAFYLKRKVEKKPLSIELIKHVDIYKYDPWDLPKVSTVGEKEWYFFCMRGRKYRNSIRPNRVTGSGFWKATGIDKQIHAAKEPHDCIGLKKSLVYYRGSAGKGTKTDWMMHEFRLPPPGKTTHDSLSSAKSIAQEAEVWTLCRIFKRIPSHRKYTPNLKDHDTTLKQNPTDSSSKTSSFESESAEQYVSFGDSAIVAAHDETKPVITDRFDDRNYLLFAQLNSMSQAPYTAPAYSGLWNLNGEDIVMHGNCWDELRSVVERAAINPCQAFDWR, encoded by the exons atggaGGTTATGCAGGAAAAGAGCATAAGTGAGTCTAGTGGAGAGAGGATGAAGGAGGATGAAGAGGGAGGCGGGACGGCTCTTCCCGGGTTCCGGTTTCACCCAACGGACGAAGAGCTCGTCGCGTTTTACCTCAAGAGGAAAGTGGAGAAGAAGCCTCTTAGTATCGAGCTCATCAAGCATGTCGATATCTACAAGTACGATCCTTGGGATCTTCCAA aagtAAGCACCGTTGGAGAGAAAGAATGGTACTTCTTCTGCATGAGAGGGAGAAAATACAGGAACAGCATAAGGCCCAACCGAGTCACGGGGTCTGGGTTTTGGAAAGCAACCGGCATCGACAAGCAGATACACGCGGCGAAAGAGCCCCACGACTGCATCGGCCTCAAGAAGTCCTTGGTCTACTACCGGGGAAGCGCCGGGAAAGGCACGAAGACTGACTGGATGATGCACGAGTTTCGGCTCCCGCCGCCAGGGAAAACCACCCATGATAGTCTCTCCTCTGCCAAGAGCATTGCTCAAGAAGCG GAGGTCTGGACACTATGCAGGATTTTCAAGAGAATCCCATCTCACAGAAAGTACACGCCGAACTTGAAAGATCACGACACCACCCTCAAGCAGAACCCGACTGACTCAAGCTCTAAAACAAGCAGCTTCGAATCCGAATCCGCCGAGCAGTACGTGAGCTTCGGGGATTCGGCCATCGTCGCTGCCCACGATGAGACAAAGCCAGTTATCACGGACCGGTTTGACGACCGCAACTACCTTCTATTTGCTCAATTGAACTCGATGTCTCAAGCGCCGTACACAGCGCCTGCCTACTCCGGACTCTGGAATCTGAATGGGGAGGATATTGTCATGCACGGAAACTGCTGGGACGAGCTAAGGTCAGTAGTCGAGCGAGCCGCCATCAATCCTTGCCAAGCTTTTGACTGGAGATGA